In Anaerolineales bacterium, a genomic segment contains:
- a CDS encoding PAS domain S-box protein, translating to MLSDFRVRQRDYLLEITRAITAQLDLEEVLRVILTASLAMLGGEVGLIALREPDRRFRARASIGIPADQLSLFDPLLEDIDDATGTGLNYPDLELKMRRIARKLDIRLRQVAALPLLIRNEILGVIFVFRTYGGQPNPNDLIVLQSFADQAAIAVVNARLYQTVNEERRRLAAILDHGADGVLILAPDERIVRFNRALERITGWQMADALGRLHETVIAWERIEHGLPLSEALQTGYFKHGDDTLYVEGDILRPDGSRISLGVTYAALYGEDGGLLNLVANVRDITHWRRAQEAKNTFISIISHELKTPVALIKGYANTLRRDDATWDKATIREGLAVIEDETDRLTELIENLLTASKLQAEGMRLTHIDSVNLPAVAARSVERFRTQTHHHTLILDFPPHYPSVPGDEGRLRQVIDNLVSNAIKYSPKGGEIRLTGKVEGDMVTLAISDQGVGIPADERDHIFEPFYRVDDTLTRQTQGTGLGLYLAQAVVKAHGGTISVESKPERGSTFTIRLPREVTES from the coding sequence ATGCTCAGCGATTTTCGCGTTCGCCAGCGCGATTACCTTTTGGAAATCACCCGCGCCATCACCGCCCAGCTTGATCTGGAAGAGGTGCTGCGGGTGATCTTAACTGCCTCGCTCGCCATGCTTGGCGGTGAGGTGGGGTTGATTGCCCTCCGTGAGCCAGATCGTCGCTTTCGCGCCCGCGCCAGCATCGGCATCCCTGCCGACCAACTGTCACTCTTTGATCCCCTTTTGGAAGATATTGACGATGCGACGGGGACGGGGCTGAACTACCCCGATCTGGAACTAAAAATGCGCCGCATCGCCCGCAAGCTGGATATTCGTCTGCGCCAAGTGGCGGCGCTGCCGCTGCTCATCCGCAACGAGATATTAGGGGTGATTTTTGTCTTTCGCACCTATGGCGGGCAGCCCAACCCCAACGATCTGATCGTCCTCCAAAGTTTTGCCGACCAAGCGGCAATCGCCGTCGTCAACGCCCGTCTCTACCAAACGGTGAATGAAGAACGGCGGCGTTTGGCGGCAATCTTGGATCACGGCGCGGATGGCGTGCTGATCCTCGCCCCTGATGAACGGATTGTCCGCTTCAACCGTGCGTTGGAACGGATCACCGGTTGGCAGATGGCGGATGCCTTAGGGCGCTTGCATGAGACGGTCATTGCCTGGGAGCGCATCGAACACGGGCTACCCCTCAGCGAGGCATTGCAGACAGGGTATTTCAAACACGGCGATGACACCCTCTATGTCGAGGGCGATATTCTCCGCCCAGACGGATCGCGGATCAGCCTCGGTGTCACCTATGCCGCCTTGTATGGCGAGGATGGCGGGCTGCTCAATCTGGTGGCAAACGTCCGTGATATTACCCATTGGCGGCGGGCGCAAGAGGCGAAAAATACCTTCATCTCGATCATCTCCCACGAATTGAAAACCCCCGTCGCCCTGATCAAAGGCTACGCCAACACGCTGCGCCGCGACGACGCTACATGGGACAAAGCGACCATCCGCGAGGGGTTGGCGGTCATCGAAGATGAGACAGATCGCCTGACCGAGTTAATTGAGAATCTGCTCACCGCGTCAAAGTTGCAGGCAGAGGGGATGCGCCTGACGCATATTGACAGCGTGAATCTCCCCGCAGTGGCGGCACGCAGCGTAGAACGCTTTCGCACCCAAACACATCACCACACCCTGATTTTGGACTTTCCCCCACACTACCCCTCTGTGCCGGGGGATGAAGGGCGCTTGCGGCAGGTCATTGATAACCTTGTTAGCAATGCGATCAAGTATTCCCCTAAGGGGGGTGAGATTCGCCTGACGGGGAAGGTTGAGGGAGATATGGTCACTCTCGCCATCAGCGATCAGGGTGTGGGCATCCCTGCCGATGAGCGAGACCATATTTTCGAGCCGTTTTATCGCGTAGACGATACCCTTACCCGCCAAACGCAAGGGACTGGCTTAGGGCTTTACCTTGCCCAAGCAGTGGTGAAGGCACACGGCGGCACAATCAGCGTCGAGAGCAAACCGGAGCGCGGGTCAACCTTCACCATCCGCCTCCCCCGCGAAGTTACCGAAAGCTAA
- a CDS encoding cytochrome P450 gives MTDTLLTTTTAERPPLVPGLPLLGNALKLRGDMTRFLVENYHRFGAIYRIRILSRDYTILAGIEANRLLAKQGNDLFTGERFFGGFAREMGNGAFLPAMEDDPHRHLRKVLRPGYAKEAITPHIERLISIAREHVEGWTTRGRVPVVAAIQHLITDQLGIVLGGRALGAYFPYVRDFLRIIVNVTMLGTSPRWTLRSKRYLTARAKTREFLQHLIDDHRITPQGGDLVDLSLDARDREGNPYTNDDLILIGIGAYVAGMDTLANTLSFMLYALLKHPAALAAVRSEAEALLQQGTPTLGDLRSLKALHGAALETLRMYMIAPITMRTARQAFQFGGYDIPIGTDVMVANGVTHFLPEYFYAPNEFRHERTFSGLPANVYTPFSLGAHTCLGAGMAESLLMLSAAVIVTRADLSIDPPNHTAQIVSTPAPNPGDRFAMRVSAKQ, from the coding sequence ATGACCGATACCCTGCTCACCACAACCACCGCCGAACGTCCCCCCCTTGTGCCGGGGCTGCCCCTTCTGGGCAACGCCCTCAAACTGCGTGGAGATATGACGCGCTTTTTGGTGGAAAACTACCACCGCTTCGGGGCAATCTACCGGATACGCATTCTCAGCCGCGATTACACCATCCTTGCGGGCATTGAGGCAAACCGTCTCTTAGCAAAACAGGGCAATGATCTCTTTACAGGGGAGCGCTTTTTCGGCGGTTTTGCCCGCGAGATGGGCAATGGCGCATTCTTGCCAGCAATGGAAGATGATCCGCACCGCCACTTACGGAAAGTCTTGCGTCCGGGCTATGCAAAAGAGGCAATTACCCCCCATATTGAACGCTTGATCAGCATCGCCCGTGAGCATGTTGAGGGCTGGACAACGCGAGGGCGCGTGCCGGTTGTGGCGGCAATCCAACACCTGATCACCGATCAGTTGGGGATCGTCCTCGGCGGGCGGGCGTTGGGCGCGTATTTCCCTTATGTCCGTGATTTTCTACGGATCATCGTCAACGTGACAATGCTTGGCACATCGCCCCGTTGGACGCTTCGCTCCAAGCGCTATCTGACGGCACGGGCAAAAACGCGGGAATTCCTCCAACACCTGATCGATGATCATCGAATAACCCCACAGGGCGGCGATCTCGTTGACCTCTCGCTGGATGCCCGTGATCGGGAGGGCAACCCTTACACAAATGACGACCTGATCTTGATCGGCATTGGCGCGTATGTGGCGGGCATGGATACGCTGGCGAACACACTCAGTTTTATGCTCTATGCCTTGCTGAAGCACCCCGCCGCCCTTGCCGCCGTGCGCTCTGAGGCAGAGGCGCTGCTGCAACAAGGGACGCCAACACTGGGCGATTTACGCTCGCTGAAGGCGCTGCACGGCGCAGCATTGGAAACGCTCCGCATGTATATGATCGCCCCGATCACCATGCGCACCGCACGGCAGGCTTTTCAGTTTGGTGGTTACGATATTCCTATTGGGACGGATGTCATGGTGGCGAACGGTGTTACCCACTTTTTGCCAGAGTATTTCTATGCCCCCAATGAATTTCGCCATGAGCGGACGTTTAGCGGGCTGCCGGCAAATGTCTACACGCCCTTCAGTTTGGGAGCGCATACCTGCCTCGGCGCGGGGATGGCGGAATCCTTGCTGATGCTCTCGGCGGCGGTAATCGTCACCCGCGCTGATCTGAGCATCGACCCACCGAACCACACCGCGCAGATTGTGTCCACCCCCGCCCCGAATCCCGGGGATCGTTTTGCCATGCGGGTGAGCGCAAAACAATAG
- a CDS encoding cytochrome P450: METVFTGWRIGETAAPLPTLAPGMPILGNAIQMGGDTVAFLTQLYHKLGAIFRVRALTRELTILGGLAANEFMAKEGDNVLSGREFFGGLNKEMGSSLVFPALDGAVHNHYRRLFRPAYSREMIAPRFEALTALTRQRIRAWQGDEVIRVVPTMQKVITDQLGTALVGAASGDYFEALRDTLRYMIMVKIMRSAPEFILKLPMYTRQKARAAAFMRELLERHRSDDAETNDLIDTALNAVGHDGKPLSDGDLNAIGFGAFFAGMDTAAHTTSFTLYTLLKHPEVLQQVVAEVDDLFGRASFTLHDLRALKALHGAVVETMRLYPVAPIMPRHAIKTFEFGGRSIPEGASVMMVTALTHYLPEHFPDPFTFKLDRPLPAPYTYAPFGLGAHTCMGAGLADVLITLSLATIFHTVELALEPADFQMKVIGVPVPNPGQKFHVRVVRLRHNE, from the coding sequence ATGGAAACAGTCTTTACCGGATGGCGCATTGGCGAAACCGCCGCGCCGCTGCCCACGCTTGCGCCGGGGATGCCCATCCTCGGCAATGCCATTCAAATGGGCGGCGATACCGTCGCTTTTCTCACCCAACTCTATCACAAACTTGGGGCTATCTTCCGCGTTCGCGCCCTCACCCGCGAATTGACCATCCTCGGTGGGCTTGCCGCCAACGAGTTTATGGCGAAAGAGGGCGATAATGTCCTCTCTGGACGGGAATTCTTTGGTGGGTTGAACAAAGAAATGGGCAGTTCGCTGGTCTTTCCAGCCCTGGATGGGGCTGTTCATAACCACTATCGAAGGCTGTTCCGCCCCGCCTATTCACGGGAGATGATCGCCCCACGCTTTGAGGCGCTCACCGCCCTTACCCGCCAACGGATTCGGGCGTGGCAAGGCGATGAGGTGATCCGTGTTGTCCCCACCATGCAGAAAGTGATCACCGACCAACTGGGGACGGCACTGGTGGGAGCAGCTTCTGGCGACTATTTCGAGGCGCTGCGCGATACCCTGCGCTACATGATTATGGTCAAAATCATGCGCAGTGCGCCGGAGTTCATCTTAAAACTGCCCATGTACACACGGCAAAAAGCACGCGCTGCGGCGTTTATGCGCGAACTTCTTGAGCGCCACCGCAGCGATGACGCCGAAACAAACGATCTGATCGATACGGCATTGAACGCCGTTGGGCATGACGGCAAGCCCCTTTCGGATGGCGATCTGAACGCGATTGGTTTTGGGGCGTTCTTCGCCGGAATGGATACCGCTGCCCATACGACGAGTTTCACGCTCTACACCCTTCTAAAACATCCTGAAGTGCTGCAACAGGTTGTTGCCGAGGTAGACGATCTGTTCGGGCGGGCATCGTTCACCCTGCACGATCTGCGAGCGCTCAAAGCATTGCATGGCGCGGTGGTGGAAACGATGCGCCTCTACCCCGTCGCCCCGATCATGCCTCGCCATGCGATAAAGACCTTTGAATTTGGCGGGCGATCTATCCCCGAAGGGGCAAGCGTCATGATGGTCACTGCGCTGACGCACTACCTCCCAGAGCATTTCCCCGATCCATTCACCTTCAAACTGGATCGTCCCCTTCCCGCACCATACACCTATGCCCCCTTTGGGTTGGGAGCGCACACTTGCATGGGTGCTGGCTTGGCAGATGTCTTGATCACCCTCTCGCTGGCGACGATTTTCCACACGGTGGAACTCGCCCTTGAACCGGCTGATTTCCAGATGAAAGTGATCGGCGTTCCCGTCCCCAATCCGGGTCAGAAATTTCATGTGCGCGTCGTGCGACTGCGGCATAACGAGTAA
- the upp gene encoding uracil phosphoribosyltransferase, producing the protein MLNISGHPLIQHKLTILRDVQTDTVKFRQLVKELGTLLCYEATRDLIIAPTPIQTPMGATQGATLAQAVGLVPILRAGLGMVEGVWELIPNAQVWHIGIYRDEKTLRPVEYYNKLPVEPAVSLCLILDPMLATGGSAVATANVLKRWGVKRIKFVGLIGAPEGIKALSEAHPDVDIYLAAQDERLNDIGYIVPGLGDAGDRQFGTS; encoded by the coding sequence ATGCTGAATATTTCCGGTCATCCGCTAATCCAACACAAACTGACCATCCTACGCGATGTTCAGACAGACACAGTGAAATTCCGTCAACTGGTCAAAGAGCTAGGGACACTGCTCTGTTACGAGGCAACCCGCGATCTGATCATTGCGCCAACACCCATCCAAACGCCCATGGGGGCGACACAAGGGGCGACCTTGGCACAGGCAGTGGGGCTTGTCCCCATCCTCCGTGCTGGCTTGGGAATGGTGGAGGGTGTGTGGGAACTGATCCCGAATGCGCAGGTCTGGCATATTGGCATTTACCGTGACGAGAAGACACTCCGTCCAGTGGAATACTACAACAAACTTCCCGTTGAACCGGCGGTCAGCCTGTGCCTCATCCTCGATCCGATGCTGGCAACGGGCGGCTCGGCGGTGGCGACGGCGAATGTCTTGAAACGGTGGGGCGTCAAACGGATCAAATTTGTTGGCTTGATCGGCGCACCGGAAGGAATCAAGGCGCTCAGCGAGGCACACCCCGATGTAGACATATACCTTGCCGCCCAAGATGAGCGGCTGAATGACATTGGCTATATCGTCCCCGGTCTAGGCGATGCCGGAGACCGTCAATTTGGGACGAGTTAA
- a CDS encoding glycosyltransferase family 39 protein — MGRVNGRRIPRPNSLSMPALSPARRWLAVIVISAVAVRLGYILAFGGTLNLQTSGYDIYAVNLMAGNGYTRFPDFRPDSDLPPLYPAFLVGVYTVLGRSAASVALAQIALEVVTITTIYAIGRRVGGAWTGIVAAAFTAFYPYLLFQNLTLNDTAIFLTLLALAVLALYRTTERPTLARAALVGVVLGGAALTKTLCLALLPFAAVWWWRVLGWRQALRLSLVVGGVTLAVLTPWVARNIAVQGGFTLISTNDGSNLHQGNNPCVADYLLNGWDAQWVNCLPSPPEGLNELALSAWHRDQALRYIQEHLGAMPRLFAVKLWTLWSPEILPRAVPPDARLGDTAALQYEQPLFRAARIVHLLYFTPLLLLGGIGWWQAARRAARIAPILMVIAAITLAYLVFHPSTRYRAPADPFVFILAAYVLTDHRQPYTIVQGG, encoded by the coding sequence TTGGGACGAGTTAACGGGCGGCGTATCCCGCGCCCCAATAGCCTTTCCATGCCCGCTCTTTCGCCCGCCCGCCGTTGGCTCGCCGTCATAGTCATTTCGGCTGTGGCGGTACGTCTCGGTTACATTCTCGCTTTCGGGGGAACGCTCAACCTCCAGACGAGCGGCTATGACATTTACGCTGTGAATCTTATGGCGGGAAATGGTTATACACGCTTTCCCGATTTTCGCCCTGATAGTGATCTCCCGCCGCTTTACCCCGCCTTCCTCGTCGGTGTATATACCGTTTTAGGGCGCAGTGCGGCGAGTGTTGCCCTTGCCCAGATCGCCCTTGAAGTGGTCACGATCACCACAATATACGCCATTGGGCGGCGTGTTGGCGGGGCATGGACGGGGATCGTTGCCGCTGCCTTCACCGCCTTTTATCCCTACCTGTTATTTCAAAACCTCACCCTCAACGACACGGCAATTTTCCTCACCCTCCTTGCGTTGGCGGTTTTGGCGCTTTACCGCACCACCGAACGCCCGACCCTTGCCCGCGCTGCACTGGTGGGTGTGGTATTAGGGGGGGCGGCGCTGACGAAAACGCTTTGTTTGGCGCTGTTGCCCTTTGCCGCTGTGTGGTGGTGGCGCGTGCTTGGATGGCGGCAGGCGCTGCGTCTTTCGCTGGTGGTGGGCGGGGTGACGCTTGCCGTCCTTACCCCCTGGGTTGCCCGCAACATCGCCGTACAGGGCGGGTTTACCCTGATTAGCACAAACGATGGGAGCAATCTCCATCAGGGGAATAATCCGTGCGTTGCCGATTACCTTCTCAACGGGTGGGACGCCCAATGGGTGAACTGCCTCCCCTCCCCCCCGGAGGGCTTGAACGAGCTTGCCCTTTCGGCGTGGCATCGGGATCAGGCGCTTCGCTATATACAGGAACATCTAGGGGCAATGCCGCGCCTGTTCGCAGTGAAATTGTGGACATTGTGGAGTCCAGAAATTCTCCCTCGCGCCGTGCCGCCCGATGCGCGGCTAGGGGATACAGCCGCATTGCAATACGAGCAGCCCCTCTTTCGGGCGGCACGGATTGTCCATCTGCTCTATTTCACGCCGCTGCTGCTCTTGGGTGGGATCGGTTGGTGGCAGGCGGCACGGCGAGCGGCGCGAATAGCCCCGATCCTGATGGTCATTGCGGCGATCACCCTCGCCTATTTGGTGTTTCACCCCTCCACGCGCTACCGCGCTCCGGCTGATCCGTTTGTCTTTATCCTCGCTGCCTATGTGCTGACGGATCACCGTCAGCCCTACACTATAGTTCAAGGCGGTTGA
- a CDS encoding GNAT family N-acetyltransferase produces the protein MPEIIVRRASEGDLERMRAIWREAADQYATLDPRYKVAPDGEAQWETALRSWLVRADTAVLVGVIEGKPLGYLVGMVEHGRPGFLPERYGYVSELAVDFHTKQGGMGRALLKAFKGWLAEQGIAHLEARVPLAQPIAQAFWRALGAGKVYDQMWLPVGSSVGE, from the coding sequence ATGCCAGAAATCATCGTTCGCCGTGCCTCAGAGGGCGATCTGGAACGGATGCGTGCCATATGGCGTGAGGCAGCCGATCAGTATGCCACCCTTGACCCGCGTTACAAAGTCGCCCCCGATGGCGAGGCGCAGTGGGAAACCGCCCTCCGCAGTTGGCTTGTGCGGGCGGATACAGCGGTCTTGGTCGGTGTTATCGAGGGAAAACCCCTCGGCTATTTGGTGGGGATGGTAGAACATGGACGTCCGGGCTTTTTACCAGAGCGGTACGGCTATGTCAGTGAGCTTGCCGTTGATTTTCACACGAAACAGGGCGGCATGGGGCGAGCGCTTTTGAAGGCGTTCAAGGGGTGGCTGGCGGAACAAGGAATCGCCCATTTAGAGGCGCGTGTCCCGCTGGCTCAGCCCATTGCCCAAGCCTTTTGGCGAGCGCTTGGGGCGGGTAAGGTGTACGATCAAATGTGGCTGCCTGTGGGATCATCGGTAGGGGAGTGA
- a CDS encoding tetratricopeptide repeat protein, whose protein sequence is MVHRISVSLTRFAAWLGVGRAQFLFALFGGTGLASLILNAVRPAPAWVAPLQSLLAAGALVGAALIIVTNYPSAERRQALYVIVPAVGALVVALLIPSLSVVMVVLAVGWLVIAAVTLRSQVRQEYQAAIKLLRKGEYEEAIKVMTGLIKAEGAAADHYRFRAELYRLTGKVKKARTDYERVIALTPDSGVGYNGVAELLLQVGNYSEALTFAHEALSREPNQWVAAYNTGMIEDRLGMWREAEHHLQQALDAVIPDSRHRLLAHFWMLRARLQQDDREGVEKALLKLKAERAGLREWQTIFESADAAILRDVLAVDVELAGGLAEGKLSPDALKETEGSTGGN, encoded by the coding sequence GTGGTTCATCGAATCTCAGTCAGCCTGACCCGCTTTGCCGCATGGTTAGGAGTAGGGCGAGCGCAGTTTCTTTTTGCCTTATTCGGCGGAACAGGGCTTGCCAGTCTGATTCTGAACGCCGTCCGCCCCGCTCCGGCGTGGGTTGCCCCCCTCCAATCGCTACTGGCAGCCGGAGCGCTGGTTGGGGCAGCGCTGATTATCGTGACGAATTACCCAAGCGCCGAGCGGCGACAGGCGCTTTATGTGATCGTTCCAGCAGTGGGAGCGCTGGTCGTCGCGCTGCTCATCCCTTCTTTGTCCGTCGTCATGGTGGTGCTGGCGGTGGGCTGGTTGGTGATTGCCGCAGTGACGCTCCGTTCTCAAGTCCGCCAAGAGTATCAAGCAGCGATCAAGCTGCTCCGCAAAGGGGAGTACGAGGAAGCGATCAAGGTGATGACGGGGTTGATCAAGGCGGAAGGAGCGGCTGCCGATCACTACCGTTTTCGGGCAGAACTGTATCGCTTGACGGGAAAGGTGAAAAAGGCACGGACAGATTATGAACGGGTGATTGCTCTGACGCCTGATTCTGGGGTAGGCTACAACGGCGTTGCCGAATTACTGCTGCAAGTAGGCAATTATTCCGAAGCGCTCACCTTTGCTCACGAGGCGCTCTCGCGTGAGCCAAACCAATGGGTGGCAGCCTACAACACAGGGATGATCGAAGATCGCTTGGGGATGTGGCGTGAGGCGGAACATCACCTTCAACAAGCGTTAGACGCCGTGATCCCCGACAGCCGTCACCGCTTGTTGGCGCATTTTTGGATGCTCCGCGCACGCTTACAACAGGATGACAGAGAGGGTGTAGAAAAGGCGCTGCTCAAGCTGAAGGCAGAACGTGCGGGGCTGCGTGAATGGCAAACAATCTTCGAGAGCGCCGATGCCGCCATTCTGCGAGACGTTTTAGCAGTGGACGTTGAATTAGCCGGAGGGCTGGCAGAGGGTAAACTCTCGCCAGATGCCCTTAAGGAAACCGAGGGCAGCACAGGAGGAAACTAA